The following coding sequences lie in one Mucilaginibacter sp. KACC 22773 genomic window:
- the mrdA gene encoding penicillin-binding protein 2, with product MNNFFERRYVITGIFVTIIFTLLARLYYIQIVDDRYAIYATKNVIRSFIQYPARGPILDRNGKILVQNVPIYDIMVTPKDVKPFDTVAFCNLLGIDKAGFDKRWIKAIKYSPNKDSPFEKQISAERFASIQEKINDFVGFYALPRTVRTYPDSVAAQFLGYIGEAQDRDIKRSNGYYRLGDYIGITGVEKAYENVLRGQRGVKNMMVDSRGIQKGSFANGAFDTVARTGERLTSSLDIELQKLGEQLMQNKLGSIVAIEPSSGEILAYVSSPSYDPNLMVGRERGNNAAKMYNNPYKPFFIRPIQAQYPPGSSFKPLSALIALQENIISPSETYYCTGHYRAGNRLVPCNNGEAHGTVNMGRAVAESCNGYFSMVFQRILERSGAKYTEAEFTKWRANVMKFGLGARLDLDMPAESRGNVPTPLHYDNVYKKGGWRASTIISLAIGQGELLATPLQMANLECTIANHGFFYKPHLIKAIGTENVIKAEYTKRNYVGIDSQYFEPVINGMQAVVEDGTARRSKIPGIIMCGKTGTAQNPRGEANSVFVAFAPRENPKIAIAVVVENSGEGAHWAAPIASFIVEKYLRGKITPRESGITVDYFANANRMPDLTLYALDLKKERMRDSIRAVKADSIKKFKADSIKKAARLKTANNNKPNSWGSLLAGRGAGK from the coding sequence ATGAATAATTTTTTCGAGCGTCGCTACGTTATAACCGGCATTTTTGTTACTATAATTTTTACGCTGCTGGCCAGGCTTTACTATATCCAGATAGTTGACGACCGCTACGCTATTTACGCTACCAAAAACGTTATCCGTAGTTTTATCCAATACCCGGCCCGCGGGCCCATTTTAGATAGAAATGGTAAAATACTAGTACAAAACGTGCCTATTTACGATATCATGGTAACGCCCAAAGATGTAAAGCCCTTTGATACCGTTGCATTTTGTAACCTGTTGGGTATTGATAAAGCCGGCTTTGACAAGCGCTGGATAAAAGCCATCAAATATTCGCCAAATAAAGACTCCCCTTTTGAAAAACAAATATCGGCCGAGCGCTTTGCTTCGATACAGGAAAAAATAAATGATTTTGTTGGCTTTTATGCCTTGCCCCGCACAGTACGTACCTATCCCGATTCGGTTGCAGCGCAGTTTTTAGGTTATATTGGTGAGGCACAGGACCGCGATATCAAGCGCTCAAATGGCTATTACCGGCTGGGCGATTATATTGGTATAACCGGTGTGGAGAAAGCTTACGAAAATGTTTTACGCGGGCAGCGCGGTGTTAAAAACATGATGGTTGATTCGCGCGGCATACAAAAAGGCTCTTTCGCAAATGGCGCTTTTGATACGGTAGCCCGTACCGGCGAGCGGCTTACGTCCTCGTTAGATATAGAATTACAAAAGCTGGGCGAACAGCTGATGCAAAATAAGCTGGGCAGTATTGTAGCCATTGAACCATCAAGCGGCGAGATCCTGGCTTATGTAAGCAGCCCCAGTTACGACCCTAACCTGATGGTTGGCCGTGAGCGCGGTAACAACGCTGCTAAAATGTATAACAATCCGTATAAGCCATTTTTCATCAGGCCTATACAGGCTCAGTATCCGCCAGGCTCATCATTTAAGCCGTTAAGTGCTTTGATAGCTTTGCAGGAAAATATCATCTCCCCCTCAGAAACATACTATTGCACCGGGCATTACAGGGCTGGCAACCGGCTGGTGCCATGTAACAATGGCGAAGCTCACGGTACCGTTAACATGGGCAGGGCCGTAGCCGAATCCTGTAATGGTTATTTTTCGATGGTGTTTCAGCGGATATTGGAACGCAGCGGAGCAAAATATACTGAAGCCGAATTTACAAAATGGAGGGCCAACGTGATGAAATTTGGTTTAGGTGCCCGGCTGGACCTGGATATGCCTGCCGAAAGCCGCGGAAACGTACCAACACCCTTACATTACGACAATGTTTATAAAAAAGGTGGATGGCGTGCCAGCACCATCATTTCTTTAGCAATAGGCCAGGGCGAGCTATTGGCGACCCCATTACAAATGGCCAACCTGGAGTGTACCATTGCCAACCATGGTTTTTTTTACAAACCACACCTCATTAAAGCCATTGGTACCGAAAACGTAATTAAGGCCGAGTATACCAAAAGAAACTATGTGGGCATAGATTCGCAGTATTTTGAACCCGTTATTAACGGGATGCAGGCCGTGGTTGAAGATGGAACCGCCCGCCGGTCAAAAATCCCTGGCATTATCATGTGCGGTAAAACGGGTACAGCGCAAAATCCCCGAGGCGAGGCTAACTCGGTATTTGTGGCTTTTGCACCTCGCGAGAACCCTAAAATAGCCATTGCCGTTGTTGTAGAAAACTCGGGCGAGGGAGCACACTGGGCTGCCCCTATTGCCAGCTTTATTGTCGAAAAATATTTAAGAGGTAAGATAACACCGCGTGAATCAGGTATTACGGTTGATTATTTTGCCAATGCCAACCGCATGCCCGATTTGACGCTTTACGCCCTGGATTTGAAAAAGGAACGCATGCGCGATAGCATCCGCGCGGTGAAGGCCGACTCGATAAAAAAATTCAAAGCCGATTCCATAAAAAAGGCAGCGCGCTTAAAAACGGCAAACAATAACAAACCGAATAGCTGGGGCAGTTTATTAGCAGGCAGGGGGGCTGGCAAATAG
- the purH gene encoding bifunctional phosphoribosylaminoimidazolecarboxamide formyltransferase/IMP cyclohydrolase translates to MSQSVQIKNALISVYYKDNLEPIILELNRLGVNIYSTGGTETFIRNLGVNVIPVEDLTSYPSILGGRVKTLHPKVFGGILARRSFDSDEKQLAEYEIPELDLVIVDLYPFEETVQSGAGAEDVIEKIDIGGISLIRAGAKNFKDVTIVASKDDYGILEDILKTQDGVTTIDQRKSFAQKAFNITSNYDTHIFQYFNQEEPLPVFKQSILTSQTLRYGENPHQKGTFYGNLDAMFNKLNGKELSYNNLVDVDAAVALIDEFTGEPTIAILKHTNACGIASRSFIKEAWIDALACDPVSAFGGVIIANDEIDAATATEIDKIFYEVLIAPAYTDEAVKILQAKKNRIILVRQPVELPVKQFKTLLNGVIEQDKDAVIEGPAQMTPVTNRKPTEQELKDLFFANKVVKHTKSNTIIFAKNGQLMSSGVGQTSRVDSLKQAVIKANSFGFDLNGAVMASDAFFPFPDCVELAAEAGVTAVLQPGGSINDKLSVAMCDEKNISMVTTGVRHFKH, encoded by the coding sequence ATGAGCCAGTCTGTTCAAATAAAAAATGCTTTAATTTCTGTTTACTACAAAGACAATTTAGAGCCAATAATTCTCGAGTTAAACCGCCTTGGTGTTAATATATATTCTACCGGTGGTACCGAAACTTTTATCCGCAATTTAGGGGTAAATGTAATACCTGTTGAAGACCTTACCTCGTACCCGTCTATATTAGGCGGCCGTGTTAAAACCCTGCACCCTAAGGTGTTTGGCGGCATTTTGGCCCGCCGTAGCTTTGATAGCGACGAGAAACAGCTGGCCGAATACGAAATTCCTGAATTGGATTTGGTTATTGTAGATCTTTACCCGTTTGAAGAAACTGTACAATCTGGCGCAGGTGCCGAAGATGTGATCGAAAAAATTGACATCGGTGGTATTTCCCTGATCCGTGCCGGTGCAAAAAACTTTAAAGATGTAACCATCGTTGCTTCAAAAGACGACTACGGCATACTGGAAGACATCCTGAAAACACAGGACGGCGTTACCACTATCGATCAGCGTAAATCATTTGCGCAAAAGGCATTCAACATTACTTCAAACTACGATACGCACATTTTCCAGTATTTTAACCAGGAAGAGCCGCTGCCTGTATTTAAGCAAAGCATCCTTACCAGCCAAACCTTGCGTTACGGCGAAAACCCGCACCAGAAAGGCACTTTTTATGGTAACCTGGATGCCATGTTTAACAAACTGAACGGTAAAGAGCTTTCATACAACAACCTGGTAGATGTTGACGCCGCTGTTGCGCTAATTGACGAGTTTACCGGCGAGCCAACCATCGCCATATTAAAACATACCAATGCCTGCGGTATTGCTTCCCGCTCGTTCATTAAAGAAGCCTGGATAGATGCATTGGCTTGCGACCCGGTTTCGGCTTTTGGTGGTGTAATTATCGCTAACGATGAGATAGACGCCGCTACCGCTACCGAAATTGACAAGATATTTTACGAAGTGCTGATTGCGCCTGCCTATACAGACGAAGCAGTTAAAATATTGCAGGCTAAAAAGAACCGTATTATCTTAGTTCGCCAACCGGTTGAATTACCTGTTAAGCAGTTTAAAACCTTGCTGAACGGTGTTATTGAGCAGGATAAAGACGCAGTTATTGAAGGCCCGGCACAAATGACCCCGGTTACCAACCGCAAACCAACTGAGCAGGAGCTGAAAGATTTGTTTTTTGCCAATAAAGTGGTAAAACACACCAAATCAAACACCATCATATTTGCCAAAAACGGCCAGCTGATGTCAAGTGGCGTTGGGCAAACCTCAAGGGTTGATTCATTGAAGCAGGCTGTTATTAAAGCCAACAGCTTCGGCTTCGATCTGAATGGTGCAGTGATGGCGTCTGATGCGTTTTTCCCGTTCCCTGATTGTGTGGAACTGGCTGCCGAAGCTGGTGTTACTGCTGTATTACAACCAGGCGGATCAATAAACGATAAACTATCTGTAGCCATGTGCGATGAAAAAAACATCTCGATGGTAACAACAGGAGTGCGTCATTTTAAGCATTAA
- the mreC gene encoding rod shape-determining protein MreC, whose amino-acid sequence MRNLLIFITKYNAFFLFLIFEVSALLIYIKYNSFQKATFISSQNQVTGSLYGQVSEFKGYLSLKDVNDSLARENARLRGMLKTSFYVDTTEKHKVVDTVYKQQYTYLVARVINNSTNQSNNYITINKGSRDGIAKDMGVICGAGVVGMIADVTDHYAIVKSLLHSKSQFSAMLVKDKSVGSFIWGNDLNPRKGLLSLQNDAKPTLGEMVVTSGYSLFPTGIPFGKVTNLHAKEGGLLLNVEVGLSVDFSKLQYIYVVVNKYAQEQAGLEAAEVK is encoded by the coding sequence ATGCGTAACCTCTTGATATTTATCACTAAGTATAACGCGTTTTTTTTATTCCTGATTTTTGAGGTGAGCGCGCTGCTTATCTACATCAAATACAACTCTTTTCAAAAGGCTACTTTTATCAGTTCGCAAAACCAGGTTACCGGCAGTTTATACGGGCAGGTAAGCGAGTTTAAGGGATATTTATCTTTAAAGGACGTAAACGACAGTCTTGCACGTGAAAATGCAAGATTACGGGGAATGCTTAAAACATCATTTTATGTTGATACTACCGAAAAGCATAAAGTTGTTGATACTGTTTACAAGCAGCAATATACTTACCTGGTAGCCCGTGTTATCAATAATTCAACCAATCAATCCAATAATTACATCACCATAAACAAGGGCAGCAGGGATGGCATAGCCAAAGATATGGGTGTAATTTGTGGTGCCGGTGTAGTGGGTATGATAGCCGACGTAACAGACCATTACGCTATTGTAAAATCATTGCTGCATTCAAAAAGCCAGTTTAGCGCTATGCTGGTAAAAGATAAATCTGTTGGCTCATTTATATGGGGAAACGATCTTAATCCGCGTAAGGGTTTACTAAGCCTGCAAAATGATGCCAAACCCACCCTGGGCGAAATGGTAGTAACATCAGGTTATTCGCTTTTCCCAACCGGGATCCCTTTTGGCAAGGTAACCAACCTCCATGCCAAAGAAGGTGGCTTGCTGCTTAATGTAGAGGTTGGCCTTTCGGTTGATTTTAGCAAACTGCAATACATATACGTAGTAGTTAACAAATACGCACAGGAACAAGCCGGATTGGAGGCCGCAGAAGTCAAATAA
- the rodA gene encoding rod shape-determining protein RodA: MNNNNNNQRSFFFNVDWVTVFLYLILCTIGWFNIHAAVFDERHPSIIDGATNYGKQFIYIIVAVVIGMIILLLESRFFSALSPAFYAVTVLLLIVVLVVGRNVGGNQAWISLGGGFRLQPSEFAKFATCLLLARYLSGPNIRVTDPKSFMAAGAIIGLPMILIMLQPDTGSTLVFCSLIFVLYREGLSPYFLIVTGLLITLFVVALLFNPLHIIIALVAFTALVIFLFRRNRKLISTMLIGLAISITFVFSVKFIYTNVLKPHQTDRINIILGITTDLRGKGYNVNQSKIAIGSGKMWGKGYLHGTQTKYSFVPEQSTDFIFCTIGEEWGFAGSLVLLGLYIFLILRVIFIAERQRSPFSRIYGYGVASVLFFHVVINIGMTIGIVPVIGIPLPFISYGGSSLLSFTILLFVLIKFDSNRMGII; the protein is encoded by the coding sequence ATGAACAACAACAATAATAATCAGCGCAGCTTCTTTTTTAATGTTGATTGGGTAACGGTGTTCCTATATCTTATCCTATGCACTATAGGTTGGTTCAACATTCATGCCGCCGTTTTTGATGAAAGGCATCCAAGCATAATAGATGGGGCCACTAATTATGGCAAGCAATTTATATACATCATTGTGGCTGTAGTAATTGGTATGATCATCCTGCTGTTAGAAAGCCGCTTTTTTAGCGCCCTGTCTCCGGCTTTTTATGCCGTAACTGTGCTTTTGTTAATAGTTGTACTGGTTGTTGGCCGCAATGTTGGCGGTAACCAGGCCTGGATAAGCCTTGGCGGTGGTTTCAGGCTTCAGCCGTCGGAGTTTGCCAAGTTTGCTACCTGCCTATTATTGGCCCGGTACCTGAGCGGGCCGAATATCCGCGTTACCGATCCAAAATCTTTTATGGCGGCGGGGGCTATCATTGGCTTGCCGATGATATTGATTATGCTGCAGCCGGATACTGGCTCAACACTGGTATTTTGTTCGCTTATCTTTGTACTCTACCGGGAAGGTTTATCACCGTACTTCCTCATCGTAACCGGTTTGCTGATCACACTTTTTGTGGTGGCCCTACTGTTTAATCCCTTGCATATCATCATTGCATTGGTGGCATTTACTGCCCTGGTTATCTTTTTATTCAGGCGTAACCGCAAACTCATCAGTACCATGCTAATAGGGCTTGCTATCTCCATCACGTTTGTATTTAGCGTAAAGTTTATTTACACCAATGTTTTAAAACCCCACCAAACAGACCGTATCAATATCATTTTGGGCATCACTACCGATTTAAGGGGCAAAGGATATAATGTAAACCAATCAAAAATTGCCATAGGGTCGGGTAAAATGTGGGGCAAGGGTTATTTACATGGTACCCAAACCAAATACTCGTTTGTGCCCGAGCAAAGTACCGATTTTATTTTTTGCACCATAGGCGAGGAATGGGGCTTTGCGGGCTCGCTTGTGTTATTAGGCCTCTATATTTTCCTCATTCTCCGGGTTATCTTTATCGCCGAGCGACAGCGATCTCCATTTTCGCGCATCTATGGTTATGGCGTGGCATCAGTACTCTTTTTCCACGTGGTGATCAATATTGGTATGACAATAGGGATAGTGCCGGTTATAGGGATCCCGCTGCCATTTATAAGTTACGGGGGGTCGTCGTTATTAAGCTTTACCATCCTGCTTTTCGTACTCATTAAGTTCGATTCCAACAGGATGGGGATTATTTAA
- a CDS encoding rod shape-determining protein, with translation MGLFNFFTQEIAIDLGTANTLIIHNDKVVVDEPSIVAFDRTTNKVIAIGRQAMQMEGKTHDNIRTVRPLKDGVIADFNAAEHMIRGMIKMINQGKGWFFPSLRMVICIPSGITEVEKRAVRDSAEIAGAKEVYLIHEPMAAAVGIGIDVEEPMGNMIIDIGGGTTEIAVIALSGIVCDQSIRVAGDNFDSDIVQYIRRQHNIMIGDRTAEKIKIEVGAALPELADPPADFAVQGRDLMTGVPKQIMVSYTEIAHCLDKSISKIEEAILKALEITPPELSADIYQTGIYLTGGGALLRGLDKRVAAKTKLPVHVAEDPLRAVVRGTGTALKNIGNFKFLMQ, from the coding sequence ATGGGTTTATTTAACTTTTTTACACAGGAAATTGCTATAGATTTGGGTACTGCCAATACCCTCATTATACATAATGATAAAGTTGTTGTTGACGAACCGTCCATCGTGGCGTTCGACAGGACTACCAACAAGGTTATTGCCATTGGGCGCCAGGCCATGCAAATGGAGGGTAAAACACATGATAATATCCGTACTGTTCGCCCGCTTAAAGATGGTGTAATTGCCGACTTTAACGCTGCCGAACACATGATACGCGGTATGATCAAAATGATAAACCAGGGTAAAGGATGGTTCTTCCCATCGTTGCGTATGGTTATCTGTATCCCATCGGGTATTACCGAGGTTGAGAAACGCGCGGTGCGCGACTCGGCCGAGATTGCAGGCGCCAAAGAGGTTTACCTGATACATGAGCCAATGGCTGCCGCGGTAGGTATAGGCATTGATGTGGAAGAGCCTATGGGTAATATGATCATCGATATTGGTGGTGGTACTACCGAGATTGCGGTTATCGCGTTATCGGGTATCGTGTGCGATCAGTCTATCCGCGTAGCGGGTGATAACTTCGACTCGGATATTGTACAATACATCCGCCGCCAGCACAACATCATGATTGGCGACCGTACTGCCGAGAAAATTAAAATTGAAGTTGGCGCAGCACTGCCCGAACTGGCAGATCCACCGGCTGATTTTGCAGTACAAGGCCGCGATTTGATGACCGGCGTGCCAAAACAGATCATGGTATCGTATACCGAAATTGCACATTGCCTTGATAAATCTATCTCCAAAATAGAAGAAGCGATATTAAAAGCGCTGGAAATTACCCCGCCCGAGCTTTCGGCAGATATTTACCAGACTGGTATTTACCTAACTGGTGGTGGTGCCCTATTGCGCGGCCTTGATAAACGTGTAGCAGCCAAAACCAAACTGCCCGTTCACGTAGCCGAAGACCCCCTACGGGCCGTAGTACGTGGCACAGGAACCGCCCTTAAAAACATAGGTAATTTTAAATTTTTAATGCAATAG
- a CDS encoding rod shape-determining protein MreD: MGRTIIINVIRFLLLVFMQAFLLKNITFYNLSTPYFYILFILLLPFETPNVLLFVLSFLLGLTVDAFYDTPGLHAAACVVLALVRILFINITVQKEGFDNEPEPTLSIMGFRWFFTYAVILTFAHHFFLLTLEVFRFSEIQYTLSRVVLSSIFTVFLILVSSLLFFKRKERK; encoded by the coding sequence ATGGGCCGCACTATCATCATCAATGTAATCCGCTTTTTGTTATTGGTGTTTATGCAGGCATTCCTGCTCAAAAACATCACTTTTTACAACCTGTCTACTCCTTACTTTTATATCCTGTTTATATTGCTGCTTCCGTTCGAGACACCGAATGTGTTGCTGTTTGTATTATCATTCCTGTTAGGCCTTACAGTAGATGCATTTTACGATACTCCCGGTCTGCACGCCGCCGCTTGTGTGGTGCTTGCCCTGGTGCGCATCCTTTTCATCAATATAACCGTGCAAAAAGAAGGGTTTGACAACGAGCCTGAACCAACCCTGAGCATTATGGGCTTCAGGTGGTTTTTCACTTATGCGGTGATACTTACGTTTGCCCATCATTTTTTCCTGCTAACCCTGGAAGTATTCCGGTTTTCTGAAATACAATACACACTAAGCCGTGTTGTTTTAAGTTCAATATTTACGGTATTTTTGATACTTGTTTCGAGCCTGCTATTTTTCAAAAGGAAAGAACGTAAATGA